In Rosa chinensis cultivar Old Blush chromosome 1, RchiOBHm-V2, whole genome shotgun sequence, a genomic segment contains:
- the LOC112180966 gene encoding UDP-glucose 4-epimerase, with the protein MSRKRVLILGGTGYLGQHVLQGFSEIQETTPCDLAFTHHSSPPPQALLNAFPSVMPFSVDLKSGNGFEAISHQFGPPDVVVNCAALSVPRACEMDPAAAMSVNVPSSLVNWLSSLEESNYLLIHLSTDQVYEGVKSFYKEDDEVVPVNVYGKSKVAAEQFITEKCSNFAILRSSIIFGPQTISPVSKSLPIQWVDGVLSKGNTTEFFHDEFRCPVYVKDVVAIILALSKTWISEAKQRKLLLNVGGPDRVSRVQMAETVADIRGYNLSLIKSVSASSVDRGVMSPADISMDITKLVQTLGISPISF; encoded by the exons ATGAGTAGGAAGAGAGTTTTGATACTTGGAGGAACAGGTTACTTGGGACAGCATGTATTGCAAGGCTTTTCAGAGATTCAAGAAACCACTCCTTGTGATCTGGCATTTACCCACCACTCAAGTCCTCCACCCCAAGCTTTGCTCAATGCATTTCCTAGCGTGATGCCTTTCTCTGTGGATTTGAAGTCTGGCAATGGATTTGAAGCCATTTCTCATCAGTTTGGTCCG CCTGATGTGGTAGTAAACTGTGCTGCACTTTCGGTTCCTCGTGCCTGTGAAATGGATCCTGCTGCAGCTATGTCAGTTAATGTGCCATCTTCTCTTGTTAATTGGTTATCGAGCTTAGAAGAGAGTAATTATCTTCTGATCCATTTGTcaactgatcaag TTTATGAAGGGGTGAAGTCTTTTTacaaggaagatgatgaagttgTTCCAGTAAATGTTTATGGGAAATCCAAAGTGGCAGCTGAGCAGTTCATTACTGAGAAATGCTcaaactttgcaattttgaGAAGCAGTATCATCTTTGGGCCACAGACAATCTCACCGGTTTCAAAATCTCTTCCGATTCAG TGGGTTGATGGAGTCCTCTCCAAAGGGAATACAACGGAATTCTTTCATGATGAGTTTCGATGCCCTGTGTATGTAAAGGATGTCGTAGCAATCATACTTGCTTTGTCCAAGACATGGATATCAG AGGCTAAGCAAAGAAAATTGCTACTGAATGTTGGTGGACCTGACAGGGTATCCCGTGTACAAATGGCTGAGACGGTTGCTGATATAAGGGGATACAACCTCTCATTAATTAAATCTGTATCTGCATCATCG GTTGATCGTGGAGTTATGTCTCCAGCTGACATATCCATGGATATAACTAAGCTAGTTCAGACGCTCGGTATTTCTCCTATTTCATTTTGA
- the LOC112167946 gene encoding receptor-like protein 7, with protein sequence MKTLLHFFLSLITLWVSIIIPAVHSQCIKDQQLSLLQFKKSLVFAADFGPSTKIVSWNASTDCCSWVGVTCSRNGRVLGLDISSQGISAGIDNASSLFHLHYLQSLNLADNQLGNYSQSIPSAIGDLLNLRYLNLSLNDYSGQIPIQISRLRRLVVLDFSNNYGGLNLGSPNLPMLVHDFTELRELYLDGVLISEQGISEWGRAISSSIPNLRVLSMFNCHLSGPFLESLAKLQYLSVISLPLNNISAPVPGFFANFSYLTVLSLQRCSLHGTFPKEIFQLPCLQSIDLSLNDQLDGSLPEFPRNASLQYLDLTGTNFSGLLPNSIGNLKMLSTIHIQGCNFTGPIPKSMTNLTQLIYLLMSYNNLEGSIPSFSWAKNVVSIDLSHNGLTGTISSTHWRNLTKLSYLSLGSNKLNGNIQASLFSIPLLSSLDLSSNQFSGPFPEISNVSSHLLNGPYLDLYLSSNNLQGPLPMSLFCLLRLTTLDLSSNNLSGSFPLDRLHQLRNLSMLDLSHNNLFLTHDYTNFSYSSSSQLGDLRLVSLKLRTFPNFLRNQSYLYSLDLSDNQINGKIPIWIWSLSDLSYLNLSCNSLDSLEVPSNNLGNLRYLDLHSNQFHGQIPIFPTPFSAYYLDFSRNYFSSIISSTIGDMFLEAGFLSLSSNNLSGIIPESLCNSESLEVLDLSNNSLSGTIPQCLATMKTLAVLNVRRNNLTYVNEFSQNCSLKTLDISGNQIQGQFLKSLVNCTQLEVLNLGNNLITEPFPCFLRNTSTLRILVLRSNKFYGHIGCHKTDGTWPVLQIIDLAHNNFSGEVPGTTLTTWQAMRTSKDNTPWKIDCLSCANEYYHQEITVTARGLEMHLVNVLNIFTSIDFSCNKFKGSIPKEIGELKSLYALNLSNNAFTGAVPSSLSNLSELESLDLSKNKLNGQIPPELTKLTFLAFLNLSYNQLDGRIPSGAQFSTFDAASFEGNKGLWGPPLTADNNTGFSPPKQEGNHSNPGHEIDWDIICPEIGFTCGFGIVIGSLLFCKRWRKWYYRAMYNMLLKIFPQLEQRFGHHRRHVYVHQRYWRR encoded by the coding sequence atgaaaactttGCTACATTTCTTCCTTTCCTTGATCACACTCTGGGTCAGTATCATCATCCCAGCAGTTCACAGCCAGTGTATTAAAGACCAGCAACTATCATTGCTCCAATTCAAGAAAAGCCTCGTGTTCGCTGCTGATTTCGGTCCTTCCACCAAGATTGTTTCTTGGAATGCAAGTACTGATTGTTGTTCCTGGGTCGGCGTCACTTGCAGCCGTAATGGGCGTGTTCTGGGTCTTGACATAAGCAGCCAAGGTATCTCAGCTGGAATTGACAATGCCAGCAGTCTCTTCCATCTTCATTATCTTCAAAGCCTCAATCTGGCGGACAACCAACTTGGCAATTACTCTCAATCAATTCCATCCGCCATAGGAGATCTCCTGAACTTGAGGTATCTGAATTTATCTCTTAATGATTATTCAGGGCAAATTCCCATCCAGATTTCTCGCTTGAGGAGGTTAGTAGTTCTTGATTTTTCTAACAATTATGGTGGGTTAAACCTTGGTAGTCCAAATTTACCCATGTTGGTTCACGACTTCACAGAGCTTAGAGAGTTATATCTTGATGGTGTCCTAATATCAGAACAGGGGATCAGTGAGTGGGGCCGAGCCATATCATCTTCCATTCCCAACCTCAGGGTCCTGAGCATGTTCAATTGTCATCTCTCAGGCCCTTTTCTCGAGTCTCTTGCCAAGCTTCAGTATCTATCTGTAATTAGTTTGCCATTGAACAATATCTCTGCGCCAGTTCCAGGATTCTTTGCCAACTTTTCATACTTGACTGTCCTGAGTCTCCAGAGATGCTCATTGCATGGAACATTTCCCAAAGAGATCTTTCAGTTACCTTGTCTACAAAGTATTGACCTTTCCTTGAATGACCAACTTGATGGTTCCTTGCCAGAATTCCCAAGGAATGCATCTCTTCAGTACCTGGATCTAACCGGGACAAATTTTTCAGGGTTATTACCAAATTCTATTGGCAACCTCAAAATGCTGTCCACCATACATATTCAAGGCTGCAATTTCACCGGACCGATCCCCAAGTCAATGACAAACCTTACACAATTGATTTATTTGTTGATGTCTTATAACAATTTGGAAGGTTCAATTCCGTCATTCAGTTGGGCCAAGAATGTTGTCAGCATAGACCTTTCCCACAATGGTCTAACAGGTACTATTAGTTCCACCCACTGGAGAAACCTTACTAAGCTATCTTATCTCAGTTTGGGATCCAATAAGCTCAATGGGAATATCCAAGCATCTCTGTTTTCTATTCCCCTATTGTCTAGTCTAGATCTTTCCAGCAACCAATTCTCTGGTCCATTCCCTGAAATTTCAAATGTGTCTTCCCACTTGCTGAATGGTCCTTATCTTGATCTTTATTTGAGTAGCAACAATCTCCAAGGGCCACTACCTATGTCTCTCTTTTGTTTGCTACGTCTCACCACTCTAGATCTTTCTTCAAATAATTTAAGTGGCTCGTTTCCTCTTGATCGTCTACACCAACTGAGAAATCTTTCTATGCTTGATCTTTCACACAATAACTTGTTTCTTACCCATGATTATACCAATTTCTCATATTCCTCATCTTCTCAACTCGgtgacttgaggttggtgtcatTGAAATTGAGAACATTTCCTAATTTCTTGAGAAATCAATCTTACTTGTACAGTTTGGACCTTTCAGATAACCAGATAAATGGCAAGATACCCATCTGGATTTGGAGTCTTAGTGATCTTAGTTACCTAAATCTTTCTTGCAACTCCCTAGATTCTCTAGAAGTTCCTTCAAACAATCTCGGTAACTTAAGGTACCTTGACCTCCATTCCAACCAGTTTCATGGGCAAATCCCAATTTTTCCAACACCTTTCAGTGCCTATTATCTAGATTTCTCAAGGAATTATTTCAGCTCTATCATATCGAGTACCATTGGAGATATGTTTCTTGAAGCTGGATTCTTGTCGCTTTCGAGCAATAACCTCAGTGGAATCATTCCAGAATCATTATGCAATTCAGAATCTCTTGAGGTTCTTGATCTGTCCAATAATTCTCTGAGTGGCACGATTCCCCAGTGTTTAGCTACAATGAAGACGCTTGCAGTACTCAATGTAAGGAGAAACAATCTTACATATGTTAATGAATTCTCTCAGAATTGCAGTTTAAAAACTCTGGACATCAGTGGAAATCAGATTCAAGGCCAGTTTCTAAAATCTCTTGTCAACTGCACCCAGTTAGAGGTTTTAAACCTCGGAAACAATCTGATAACTGAACCATTTCCATGCTTTTTGAGGAACACATCCACCTTGCGTATCCTTGTCTTGAGATCCAATAAATTCTATGGGCATATTGGATGTCACAAGACTGATGGCACTTGGCCAGTACTTCAAATCATAGACCTAGCTCACAACAATTTTAGTGGTGAAGTACCTGGAACAACTTTGACAACTTGGCAGGCGATGAGGACTAGCAAAGATAATACCCCATGGAAGATCGATTGCCTTTCCTGTGCCAATGAATATTATCATCAAGAAATCACGGTTACCGCCAGAGGTTTAGAGATGCACCTAGTGAATGTTTTAAATATCTTCACCTCCATTGACTTCTCGTGCAACAAGTTCAAAGGATCAATACCGAAGGAAATTGGAGAACTCAAATCATTATATGCCCTCAACTTGTCCAACAATGCTTTCACAGGTGCAGTTCCATCATCATTAAGTAACTTGAGTGAGCTAGAGTCTTTGGACCTCTCGAAAAACAAACTGAACGGTCAAATCCCACCGGAGCTTACAAAACTCACTTTCCTTGCATTCTTGAATCTCTCATATAATCAATTGGACGGGAGGATACCAAGCGGTGCTCAATTTTCAACATTTGATGCAGCTTCCTTCGAAGGCAACAAAGGATTATGGGGGCCTCCTTTAACAGCAGATAATAACACAGGGTTCTCACCACCAAAGCAGGAAGGCAACCATTCAAATCCAGGACATGAGATTGATTGGGATATTATCTGTCCTGAAATTGGATTTACTTGTGGGTTTGGCATTGTCATCGGGTCACTTTTGTTTTGCAAGAGATGGAGGAAATGGTATTACAGAGCTATGTATAACATGCTTCTAAAGATATTCCCTCAGCTGGAACAAAGATTTGGTCATCACAGGAGACATGTTTATGTACATCAGAGATACTGGAGACGTTGA
- the LOC112181067 gene encoding uncharacterized protein LOC112181067 isoform X1 gives MDCCILEDGYPLNCKHKGMMKSVFSPLHLQVSIGKSSQERELVIGANGRRRACARRRGPRRRLQGEGVEHERWALLQAQALEAQHGLRHVRSLPHLHSHRHEICRPREAKQRKLLLNVGGSDRYPVFKWLRRLLI, from the exons ATGGATTGTTGTATTCTAGAAGATGGATACCCACTGAACTGCAAGCACAAGGGCATGATGAAATCTGTCTTTAGTCCATTGCATTTGCAAGTCTCAATTGGAAAATCAAGCCA agaaagagagttggTGATCGGAGCAAATGGGAGGAGGCGAGCATGCGCACGGCGAAGGGGCCCACGGCGGAGACTTCAGGGCGAAGGTGTGGAGCATGAGCGGTGGGCCCTACTGCAGGCCCAAGCACTGGAAGCGCAACACGGCCTTCGCCATGTTCGGAGTCTTCCTCATCTGCATTCCCATCGCCATGAAATCTGCCGACCTCGAG AGGCTAAGCAAAGAAAATTGCTACTGAATGTTGGTGGATCTGACAGGTATCCCGTGTTCAAATGGCTGAGACGGTTGCTGATATAA
- the LOC112181067 gene encoding uncharacterized protein LOC112181067 isoform X2, translated as MGGGEHAHGEGAHGGDFRAKVWSMSGGPYCRPKHWKRNTAFAMFGVFLICIPIAMKSADLEVSRVQMAETVADIRAYNLSLIKSVSASSVDRGVMTPADISMDITKLVQTLGISPISFRDGVRLTLEL; from the exons ATGGGAGGAGGCGAGCATGCGCACGGCGAAGGGGCCCACGGCGGAGACTTCAGGGCGAAGGTGTGGAGCATGAGCGGTGGGCCCTACTGCAGGCCCAAGCACTGGAAGCGCAACACGGCCTTCGCCATGTTCGGAGTCTTCCTCATCTGCATTCCCATCGCCATGAAATCTGCCGACCTCGAG GTATCCCGTGTTCAAATGGCTGAGACGGTTGCTGATATAAGGGCATACAACCTCTCATTAATTAAATCTGTATCCGCATCATCG GTTGATCGTGGAGTTATGACTCCTGCTGACATATCCATGGATATAACTAAGCTAGTTCAGACGCTTGGTATATCTCCTATTTCATTTCGAGATGGTGTCAGATTGACGCTTGAACTGTGA
- the LOC112180989 gene encoding receptor-like protein 43: MKTLLCFFLFLITLWVSIIIPAVHSRCIKNQQRSLLQFKKSLVFNHSTKLSSWNASTDCCSWVGVTCSSNGHVLGLDISSEHISAGINNSSSLFHLHYLQSLSVIKLDGNNISAPVPGFFANFSNLTILSLQGCNLHGTFPKEIFQLPSLQSIDLSYNQQLDGSLPEFPMNGSLRNLHLRWTKFSGLLPNSIGNLKMLSTLNVVYCNFTGPIPKSITNLTQLVSLSMSHNKLEGSIPSFSGVKNVVDIDLSDNGLTGTINSTHWRNLTKLSYLSLGSNKLDGNIPASLFSLPLLGRLVLSSNQFSGPFAEISNVSSNLLYGLDLSSNNLEGPIPMSIFSLQGLINLDLSSNNFGGSFPPDCLHQLRHLSLRTIPNFLRNQSVINLDLSENQISSIPNWIWSLNNLESLHLSWNSLDNLEVQSVNPTTLVIILIDFSCNKFKGSIPKEIGELISLETLNLSNNAFTGEVPSSLSYLSQLHSLDLSRNKLSGQIPPELTNLTYLAFLNLSYNRLVGRIPNGARFSTFDAASFEGNKGLWGPPLPADKTWSNHGHEIDWDIICPEIGFTCGFGIVIGSLLFCKRWRKWYYRAMYNMLLKIFPQLEQRFGHHRRHVYVHQRFWRR; encoded by the exons ATGAAAACTTTGCTatgtttcttccttttcttgatCACACTCTGGGTCAGTATCATCATCCCAGCAGTTCATAGCCGGTGTATTAAAAACCAGCAACGATCACTACTCCAATTCAAGAAAAGCCTCGTGTTCAATCATTCCACCAAGCTTAGTTCTTGGAATGCAAGTACTGATTGTTGTTCTTGGGTCGGCGTCACTTGCAGCAGTAATGGGCATGTTCTGGGTCTTGACATAAGCAGCGAACATATCTCAGCTGGAATTAACAACTCCAGCAGTCTCTTCCATCTTCATTATCTTCAATCTTTATCCGTAATTAAGTTGGACGGGAACAATATCTCTGCGCCAGTTCCAGGATTCTTTGCCAACTTTTCAAACTTGACTATCTTGAGTCTCCAGGGATGCAACTTGCATGGAACATTTCCCAAAGAGATCTTTCAGTTACCTTCTCTACAAAGTATTGACCTTTCATATAATCAGCAACTTGATGGTTCCTTGCCAGAATTCCCAATGAATGGATCTCTTCGGAACCTGCATCTAAGATGGACAAAATTTTCAGGGTTATTGCCAAATTCTATTGGCAATCTCAAAATGTTGTCCACCCTAAATGTTGTATATTGCAATTTCACCGGACCGATCCCCAAGTCAATAACAAACCTAACGCAATTGGTTTCTTTGTCGATGTCTCATAATAAGTTGGAAGGTTCAATTCCGTCATTCAGTGGGGTCAAGAATGTTGTCGATATAGACCTTTCCGACAATGGTCTAACAGGTACTATTAATTCCACCCACTGGAGAAACCTTACTAAGCTATCTTATCTCAGTTTGGGATCCAACAAGCTCGATGGGAATATCCCAGCATCTCTGTTTTCTCTTCCCCTGTTGGGTCGTCTAGTTCTTTCCAGCAATCAATTCTCTGGTCCATTCGCTGAAATTTCAAATGTGTCCTCCAACTTGCTTTATGGTCTTGATTTGAGTAGCAACAATCTAGAAGGGCCAATACCTATGTCTATCTTTAGCTTGCAAGGTCTTATCAATCTAGATCTTTCTTCAAATAATTTTGGTGGTTCGTTTCCTCCTGACTGTCTACACCAACTGAGACATCTTTCT TTGAGAacaattcctaatttcttgagaAATCAATCAGTGATTAATTTGGACCTTTCAGAGAACCAGATAAGTAGCATACCCAACTGGATTTGGAGTTTAAATAATCTCGAATCCCTACATCTTTCTTGGAACTCTCTAGATAATCTAGAAGTTCAGTCGGTCAATCCCACTACTCTGGTGATCATCTTGATAGACTTCTCGTGCAACAAGTTCAAAGGATCAATACCAAAGGAAATTGGAGAACTCATATCATTAGAGACCCTCAACTTGTCCAACAATGCTTTCACAGGTGAAGTTCCATCATCACTAAGTTACTTGAGTCAGCTACATTCTTTGGACCTCTCGAGAAACAAACTGAGCGGTCAAATCCCACCGGAGCTTACAAATCTCACTTACCTTGCATTCCTGAATCTCTCATATAATCGATTGGTCGGGAGGATACCAAACGGTGCTCGATTTTCAACATTTGATGCAGCTTCTTTCGAAGGTAACAAAGGATTATGGGGACCTCCTTTACCAGCAGATAAGACATGGTCAAATCATGGACATGAGATTGATTGGGATATTATCTGTCCTGAAATTGGATTTACATGTGGGTTTGGCATTGTCATCGGGTCACTTTTGTTTTGCAAGAGATGGAGGAAATGGTATTACAGAGCAATGTATAACATGCTTCTAAAGATATTCCCTCAGCTGGAACAAAGATTTGGTCATCACAGGAGACATGTTTATGTACATCAAAGATTCTGGAGACGTTGA